The DNA window AGCCTTTTAAGTTAAATGGCATTGTTACTTAAATGATCTAATGGCTTAAAAATTAGGTGTAACATAGAAAACAGTAAATTATCAAAGCAGAACAACACTTCTACTTTGCATTAGTATGACAAAACACAGATATCACTCTGGTAAATTTAAACATATAGGCTAATTAGTGTTTTCTTAAGTACAACTTGAGTTTGGTATCATATGAAATCCATTCCTAAGCAGTTATTAATAGGtattaatccacttacatttactAAACTGCTTGTTATGCTTACGCATCAATTAGGATTTCCTAAAAATGCTTGCATTTTAGGATTCACTTAGCCACAAGACACTACTTTAACTCTGGATCACTTTTTATTACACTGATCACCTGGCATGGCTGAGCATATATTATTGTTGGTCTGACTCAGAATCATTCATTTCTCATCTTTTCAACAAAACACAGACTCTGCTAGAGCACAACAGTCAACTCTCAAACTTTCCCAAGCTAGTCTCAGATGGGTAGTTTCCTGAGGGTATATATGAAAACGCAGCCAGAATAAGAATGTGCAGTGCCCACCCTGACACAAGAAGTGAGGCAAGAAAAGGATCGTGCATTGAAATGATTAGCAAGTAACCATTTTATGTGTTCACCAGCAATTTGAGGCAGACATGAATGAACAGGAATACTTGGAGGATGATCCTGATTGAAAAACATTTCAACGTATCCACAGTCCAGTCAGAGTAATACGGTTCTATACAGTAAAAACAACTGCCCAGTGACActtccatttattttacttttagtaaTAAAAAATTGTTCTATCTAATTCATGATTGAAcacatattttgctttaaaattaataGTCACAATTGAAGAAACAatggtttatttttctaatcaagTGACTAAGCTCCTGAATAATAAGGCCTCAACAAAGGTTGcatctttctattttctttgaacCTTCAATTTTGATTATCCCTGGTAAATAGCAATTTTGTTTCTCCAGTGGTTTCCATTTGCCAAACAGTCATGAAAGGTGgttcccacagtggctgctgcTGTCAGGGGATTCTATCAGATGAGTCCTCATTTCCAGAGCAACAACTGTTGGTGGGCTTCGATGGAGAGTCCATTCTTCAGGACTCTATCGTGGCTGACTAAGGAGTCCTGCTTTGGCTGCCAGGGCTTCATTCTGCTGAATATGATATTCCTGAAATCTCATGGATATTCTTtgagtcatttttaaatatttctgtaagcAATGTTCTGAACAGGTGGTCTAGAATTAAACAGAGAAGATGGAAGAGGCAacacaaattattaatttaaaaaaaaatgcatgtattcTAAAGACCAATCAGTGGGTACGTTTCTTTCAATGTGCCTGAGAATTAAATGGTATTAATAAGTAGCAGGTGACCATAGTTTTCAACTGTTAACATAAGAATTAATACATAGAATACCCACGAGTTTGTAGGCCTTACAAACAATGCTAAGTCCCTGCAATCTGGGCTAGATTTTCTGCGGGTATGTGTTAGTATTAACTGAAAGCCCACATTCCCGTTCCCTTATTCTGATTGTTAAACTAGGCCCAGTAGCAAGTTGGTCCCTTTTAAATGAGAAATTCCATTCTTAACTTAATTCTCAAACTTTCACTTTTTGCCAATAAGAACATTACAACCAGCATCTATCAAACTTTGTCGTtgtttaacaagtatttatttattgctggtTACACATCAAGTTCTCAGCATGAATGTTTATTAGTACCTTCCAGGGGAAGAAGTTATATCACTTTAAGCCAATATATAAGTATTTTGATGAGGACATTAAAAGTTATGACTTTTACTAAGCTTGGGTTTTCAGAGGCCACCTATGCAACACAAGTCACCAAATTCAAGCTTTGTCTTTCCCCAAGTTAACCTGAATTCTCAGGGTCAGATAGAAAAGCCAGTTCAAGTCTCTCTAGCTAGGTCATCTTCACCAAACGCTACTTAGTAAGACTGTTTACAATGGAACAATAACTCTGCAAGCCCCAGACACCTTCTCTAAAAAAACAGTGCGCCTCGGTTCAACGGGACTGTCATACTCAGTTTGTCACCATTATACTCAATGTTCTGGGCCCTCAGCTGCTTCAGTTCCCCCAAACAATGGAACATAAAAGGCAGCCAAAATTCCTGTAATAACTAGGAACAAGCAAAATACCTAGGGGAATCCCATTTAAATTGCTGGTCACAAGCTCAGAGAATTTTTAGTGGGCAACACTTTTCATACCTCTTCAGGTTTTACTTCTCTTGTTGTGAAGTCTTTAACACAGTCCAAAAAGCAGGTTTCTGTAAGTTTATtgtaggttccaagaaattcctTAAACTacaaacaaagtagaaagttCTTTAATACTTGGGGTTTAAAACAAAGATGTTTTGAAACTTTAATTACTGAAGTTTGTATTTAGGcaaaatatatagtaatatttGAAATCAAAGGTTCTTTTCAatcttcaggggtgtccaacctgtggcctgcaggccacatgcagcccagtaTGGCTATGAATTTGGCCcaacacagaatcataaatttacttaaaacattgtgagatattttttgtgattatgtgttgcaatgtatttaatgtgtggcccaaagcagctcttctttttccagggtggcccagggacGCCAAAAGTTTGGCCACCTCTGACTGAACTACAAAATATAGTCAGATATTcctgttgaacattttttcctgGGTTATCTGAAAACTGAAGTTATTTTGTGAGATCACTGACTGACATGGTTGCATCCAACAGTGCCGTAAATGTTTTGCAAAATGCCTTTTCCTTAACTGTAATACCTTACCTGTTTTATCTGATCGGTTTCTGGCATTTGTGCAGCCATATTCTTTCGGGATATTTATTAGTCacctgatttaaaaacaaaacagaaaagtttGTCAATCTGTAAACAAATGTTTTTAGGCTAGCTAAAGTTAGGAAATCAAAACATGAATAGTTTACGAAATAGAACTGAAACAAGTCTGCCTGAAATACTGttcctattttattaatttctaaccATGTATGTAATTATATGTCATTTCCCCAATCTCCCACATCATTAATGACATACTTTAGAATTAGATTTTTTAATGCTATTACCTATGGGACCCAAAGACCCTGTCTACCAAAATCTCCAATTTTAAGACAATTTGCTCTGTTACCTTGCAAAAAAGCCACTTGTTAAAGTCCCATTCCTAGTAGGGTTCTAAGGGAAACCAAGAGATCTCTGTTGTCTTCCTATAAATACTTAACTGTTCCAGCGATTGCTAACAGAACTTTGACCTATGCTACtaatgttcctttctctttctctatgcAAATGCAAAATCCTATTAATTGTTAACAAACACCATCCTAAGTTATCAATCAGCAACCCAAATGAAAGATAGAGTTCTAATAGACTCTAATATACTCGAAAAGGAAGTTAGAGGCATCTACATTCTGCAATTCAAAAAGGGCAATCACTGTAACAGAAACTTCTAAACGCCTGATACTTATGATCCCACTAGGGGGCAACAGAGAAGTTAAGATAAGGAAGTCAAAAAAGCCTTTCCGAATTACTGGTATTTCACATATCCTAAATGGAGGGCCCAGGCTCAGTTAATTCAGATATAAGAATGTATCACATTATTTGTTTACTCTATCTGGCTAGTTATAAAAAGGAAGAGGATCTTACATAAAAGATTTGTATAAAATAAAGCTGGTTAAAATAGAGATTAAACAGTATGTAAAAGGTACGGTAAGCAAATACTAATTTTGTACACTGTAGACAACAGAATTTCTATGCATTATATTTAGCTTTGAGTTTCATGATTACCAATGCAAAAAAGGCAAACTGGATGAGTCATTCTTATTGACTCATCAATTACTTAAAGTGGCTCTGtaacacataaaatttttatgaagttgTTACAGAGATGAAACTAATTAGGAAATTCAAAGTGCTACcgccaggaaaaaaaatttctgttctcATTTGATTAACGATTATAATCAATGGTAATTCCATTCTAGCATTTCCAACCATGTAAACACCTTCCACTCTTTTGCATTGATttgtcccttctctttcttccttctcgtaTAAGTTAGTATTGCTgacatttttaagtcatttttttccatatgtaAGGGAAAAcatcaattcttttttattttctatgctaGTCCCATTTGAGGCGCTATTGCCCATAGTTATCTTTGAAGCGATGATTAATaaaaagtattgggttggccaagacatttttcccataaaaaagacacttttcactttcaccaagaactttactgatttggatattttgagtatattggctatcacccatgtggtataatgttgattttctcaactaatgttttgatttgatcactgtcaGCTTCAACTTGTCTACCtcaccatggagcattgtccagagagaagtctccagcacaaaacctcacaaaccacttttgacatgtttgatcagtcacagcaccatcTCCCTACACCACACAAATCTTTCGTtgcatttcagttatgtttttacctttcttgaaataataaagcataatatgccgaaaatttgcttattttcttccatcttcaatattaaaatggctacactaaaaattcaccaattttgatacgttttaaaacaaatacacacTGATAGCCCttgctggtatagctcagtggattgagcgcgggctgcgaaccaaagggttgctggttcaattcccagtcagggcacattggttgcaggccaggtccccagtgggggccatgtgagaggcaaccatacattgatattttttctccctctctttctccctcccttcccctctctctaaaaataaataaataaaatcgtaaaaaAACACAAGCCgatatgagagctgtcacaatataatctaacaaaattgtttcgaatgacgTTCAGGACAACTAAGAGCTAACAGACTTATCTTACagaaaaagccaaacaaactttttggccaacccaatataactGTCTGTATTTCTGAGAATCTTTGGTTTAGTGGTTACAGCATAAATAATCTTTTCTACTAAAACTCTTCTATCTGCTACACAGTGCAGTGGAGGTCTTAGGTTAGCTTAACATTCAGGCAATTTAGTGTCCATAAACACTTAAAAAGTTAGCAAGAAtgctttttattcctattttatttcaaagctttgtgaataataattaataataataataataatacacacacTTATATTTAACCACATAAACTACCTAGAATGTACTAAGAACCACCTGAAGTTCACAATTTCCCAGATGTTGCTGTGACTACCATCATTTATATACTCCAGGTAAGATACTATCCATTAGTGTTCGCCTTAGCTCATTTAAGTCATGAAACACTGACTCCATACCCTCCAAACTGTTTTATCAAACCAAATTGTTTTATCATCTTTGAATATCAACTTCAAACTTATTTACAGTTTGGAGTCTTAGCAGTTACTACTTTAAGTAACTGGTAGAcactcattcaataaacattgtaATGTACCAAGTATATTATGTGCTAGTTATGACACCAGTCATGATTCTGAGGCAATGGGCATCTTTATTACTGCTATAAAATACCACCAACCAGTCAAAGAACCAGAGGATGCTGTCAGAGTATCATACAACGAGGTTGTTTAGGGTTTGTACCTCCAGGAAGGTAGGGTAGTTGTGCTTTTCCCTGTTCTTCTCACTAAGTATAACTAATCCCCCTGGACGTTAAATATAAAACGTAAGACCCTGAAAAGTGGGAGAAGAAAGCAAACtggtaggcactttgggacccgACAGCACTGTGGTGAATTCTCTGTTGTCCCATCTATCAGACATGGAGCTGAAGAAGCTGGCAATCTACAAATGCCAACggaaacagtaaaacaaaacaaaacaaaacaaaacaaaaaaccctccctcccctggccacACCCATCAGCCTGCCCTCTCCAGTCAAGGGGCAGGGAAAGCCAAGCACATAAGAAACTCTTAGACAATTAACTGCTGTACTTCAGGCAAACACAGAAAAAACTGTGGCCCCCATCCCCACCTACATCAGCATAGGGTAGGTTGGGGGGCCTAAACTTCCATTCTCACCAGGTTGCAATGAGGCCTTCCAATTCCCCCCACCACAGTGGGGGTAGGGACTTTCATCCTTACTGGGCATTAATGAGGACCCCCTACCCCCACAGTCAGGTGTCAGTGAAAAGCACAAGCAGAGCCTGAACCTCCACCTCCATGGCAGTAATGAGGTAcgcctcccccttcctcctttctgtggTGGTATCAAAGGCAGCCAGGTTGAGACTCAGGACTTGCATTACTGCCCCATTttaaccaggccacacagctgcttTTGATGTCAGaggaggccagtggggagcagtGATGAGGCACTCCAGTCCCTCTCAGCCAGGGAAAGGCGGATGGAGGCCTAGCGCAGAGCCAGAACTGCTTTCACTAAGTGGTGATGAGAAGATCCCTCCCTGCAAAGTGACAGAGTGAGGAACCTGGGCTTCCCCCTTTACCTGGCAGTAGCAAGGTGACACACCCATCACTTCCTCTGATGGAGTAGTGCCAAAAGGAACCAGCTAGGGGAGACAGTTTAAACAAGATCTAGAGTCTCATAATTCCGTCCAAGTTACAATATAAAATTATCACTAATCACACCAAGAACTTAGAAGCTCTCAAAGTAAATGTAAAAAGATAATCaataggggtggggtggagggatggggagaaaaaaacacacaactgtaattgaataacaataaaaaattaaaattaaaaaaaattaaccatcaaaaaaaaaaaagacaatcaatAGATGTCCAGCACTGAGGGGACAGATGTTAGAGTGACCTGACAAAAACTTTCAAATGGCTGttgtaagaaatgaaaactttaataaccaaaataaattcaGTGGACAGAAATAACAGCAGAATGACAAAGGAAGGAATCATTGAACCGGAAGATAGAAAAAAGAATGATCCAATctgaataagaaaaacagaatgaaaaaataaacagagaaccGGGGGCCTGAAGGACTGTAACAAAAGATCTAACATTTGTGTCATTAGAGttctggaagggaaggagaatgagagcaCAGATGTAAAACgtattagaagaaataatgactgaaaactcaCCAAATTCAGCAAAAGACAAACTTACAGATTTAAAAGGCTGAGTAGATTCCAAAGAACACAAACATAAAGAAGTCCATATCAAAATATATCACAGTCAAGtatctaaaaactaaaataaaaaattttcaaagcagtgagagaaaaatgtTGTCTCAACTATAGGGGAAAAACAATTAGGATGACAGCAGAAACCTGTATCtagaaaaaatgtatcttttcaggaatgaaggggaaatcaagacattctcaaatgaacaaacaatttGTTGCCAGCAAATTTACCctaaaagtaggtttaaagttctaaacagaaaggaaatgataaaaaagagaaaaatatcagtaagTATAATACACTTTCCCTCTTCTCTTGGGTTTCCTAAATTATGTTTGAGagttaaagcaaaaattataaaactatgtaTAATGTGGTTCTAAATGCATATTATAAATGGGAAGCTAAAAGGAAGTAATGTTTCTATATTTCGTGGGCACTGTAATATGTTGACACCATTAGATTGTGATGAACTGTGCATATATCATGTAATACCTACAGGGACCACTGAAAACAATACATAAGGAGATACATTCAAAAAcactataaataaatcaaaatggtattttaaaaagtattcaaataatccacaggagggaaaggaagagtaaaggaagaaacaaaaacagagaacaaaatgagCCAAAAAAATAAGACAGCAAACTTAAGCTGTAATAGataaacaattaaatataaatggtctaaATAATCTATTAAAACACAGAGATTGGCagagtggatttaaaaaatatgaacaagcaCATGCAGTCTGCAAGAAGCTGACTTCAAATATAAGGCTAAAGGCAGGTTGAAAACGAAAGGATAGAAAAGGATATCATGctaataaaatcaaaagagagttccggccaagatggaggtggaggtagaAACCCTgtgcttctttgcacaaccaaaaggaagataacaaccaatctaaaatcaatgaacaaccagaagtgccagaaaatcaaactgcatggaattccgacaaccaaggaatcaaagaaacagtcaaacagaacaacctgACTGGTAAGATGgcagacagagagaaactgaggcaaggcaGTGGACTGCGCCAGCAGGccagctgagaaaaaaaaaaaaacccagggaggtggcagggctggctgaacgggaaactgggactcagagctgactgtgggctggggttgctgcagtgggaaaaactcccagtctcacaccagagtccattggaaagtgtgctagagaaGAGCAGGCGGGTAGCActattccctctctggcccctcccccacaggcagcacctcagagcagcaaggagggttgccctgccccctTATAACTTATCAGGGGCCCTGAAAAAAttaatagggcccaaatgaaagaacagagcaaaacttcagaaagagagctaagtgatgagatAACCAACCTATAGCCAACTGGTagtcaaaatgctcacagaactgcttaagcttggtcaaaaaatgaaagatacccaaaatgaaataaagcaaaatattcaggggaccaacagtgacaggaaggaaaccagaaatcaacgatttggaacaaaaggaagaaagaaacatccaaccggaacagaatgaagaaacaagaattcaaaaaaatgaagagagactaaggaacctctgggacaacttaaaacattccaatatctgaatcctaggggtgccagaaggagaagaacaagagcaagaaattgaaaacttatctgaaataatgaaggaaaacttccccaatctggcaaaggaaatagacttccagcaagcccagagagtcccaaagaagttggatccaaagaggaacatgccaaggcactGGCTTGAGTCATTAAGTTAcgcaaaattaaagataaagagagaatcttaaaagcagcaaaaggaaaggaaacagttacctacgaaggagttcccatttgactatcagctgatttctcaaaagaaaccttgtaggcaagaaggggctggaaaaaagtatttgaagtgatgaaaggcaaggacctacatccaagattactctatccagcaaagctatcctttagaatggaagggcagataaaatgcttcccagataaggtcaagttaaaggagttcattgtcaccaagccattattatatgaaatgttaaaaggacttatctaagaaaaagaagatcaaaaatatgaacagtaaaatgacaacaaactcacaactatcaacaaatgaacctaaaacaaacaaacaaaaaacaacgaaaataaaaacaaacagctaaaacaggaacagaatcagagaaatggatatcacatggagagatttcagtggggagggggaagggaggaatgggggaaaagataccgggaagaagaagcataattagtaggcataaaatagacggggagaggtcaaaaatggtataggaaccagagaactcaaagaacttatatgtataacccatgggcatgaactaaggtggggaggaatgctggagggttggggatgcagggtggagtggggataaagggggaaaatttgggaaaactgtaatagcataatcaataaaatatacttaaaaatattaatcaaaagaaaatagtGGCTATATTAATGTAAGACAGTAGACTCCAGAGCAAAGGATAGTACTAGAGGTAGAAAAGGCCATTAAGGGTCAATCCACTACAAAGACATGGTAACTCTAAATGTGTATACATCAAATAGAGCTGCAAACTACGTAGAGAAAACTGACAGAAcccaaaggagaaagagacaaacccacaattatagttggagacttcaacatTCCACTCAACAATTGATAGCACAGCTAGACAGAGAATTAGCAAAGATGTAGAAAAACTCAATACCATCAACCAAGAGGATACAATCCGTacttacagaacatttcacccaataCCACAGAATACCTTTTATTAAGTGCCCATGGAACCAATATCCTGGGTTTACATAAAACTAgtcataataaatgtaaaagaaatgaaaccataCTGAGTGTGTTCTCTGACCACCGATGAATCAAGCTAGAGATGAGTAAATAaacaatacatttctaaataatccatgggtCAAAGAGGAAGTCTCAAGGGGAGAGGTAAAATCACTGAACTGAATGAAactgaaaatacaacatatcagaATTTGTGGTAACTGAGCTAACTCAGTGCCAAGAGGAAAACTGATTGCACTAAATTCACACTTTAGAAAAGAAACCTCTCAGACCGACAATCTAAGCTTCTACCTCAAGCACCTGAAAAggagcaaaataaacccaaagcatGT is part of the Desmodus rotundus isolate HL8 chromosome 7, HLdesRot8A.1, whole genome shotgun sequence genome and encodes:
- the TIMM9 gene encoding mitochondrial import inner membrane translocase subunit Tim9, whose protein sequence is MAAQMPETDQIKQFKEFLGTYNKLTETCFLDCVKDFTTREVKPEETTCSEHCLQKYLKMTQRISMRFQEYHIQQNEALAAKAGLLSQPR